From a single Girardinichthys multiradiatus isolate DD_20200921_A chromosome 17, DD_fGirMul_XY1, whole genome shotgun sequence genomic region:
- the myf6 gene encoding myogenic factor 6 isoform X1 codes for MMDLFETSTYLFSDLRYLEEGDHGPLQHMDIAGVSPLYSNSNDSPLSPGQDNVPSETGGESSGEEHVFAPPGLQAHCEGQCLMWACKICKRKSAPTDRRKAATLRERRRLKKINEAFEALKKKTVANPNQRLPKVEILRSAISYIERLQDLLQTLDEQEKIQKGTSTQLASDEHQWKKSSETWRTSTDHSNAAMNQREGTSESSASSSLLRLSSIVDSITNDEKLNFSVEPSGN; via the exons ATGATGGACCTTTTTGAGACCAGCACTTATCTGTTCAGTGATTTGCGTTATTTGGAGGAAGGGGACCATGGACCACTACAACACATGGACATTGCAGGGGTCTCTCCTCTGTACTCTAACAGCAATGACAGCCCGTTGTCCCCAGGCCAGGATAATGTCCCGTCGGAGACAGGGGGCGAAAGCAGCGGAGAGGAGCACGTGTTCGCTCCCCCAGGTCTCCAGGCGCACTGCGAGGGCCAGTGCCTCATGTGGGCCTGCAAGATCTGCAAGAGAAAGTCAGCACCAACAGACAGACGTAAGGCAGCCACGCTCCGGGAGAGGAGAAGGCTGAAGAAGATCAACGAAGCGTTTGAGGCGCTGAAAAAGAAGACTGTGGCCAATCCCAACCAGAGATTACCCAAGGTGGAAATTTTACGCAGCGCCATCAGCTACATCGAGAGGCTACAGGACCTGCTGCAAACTCTGGATGAGCAGGAGAAAATTCAAAAAGGAACTTCCACT CAGCTTGCGAGCGATGAGCATCAATGGAAGAAATCCTCTGAGACCTGGCGGACCTCTACTGATCATTCCAATGCAGCAATGAACCAGAGAGAAG GGACCAGTGAGTCCTCTGCATCCTCCAGTCTCCTGCGTCTGTCCTCAATTGTGGACAGCATCACAAATGATGAGAAACTGAACTTCTCTGTGGAACCCTCAGGAAACTAA
- the myf6 gene encoding myogenic factor 6 isoform X2, which translates to MMDLFETSTYLFSDLRYLEEGDHGPLQHMDIAGVSPLYSNSNDSPLSPGQDNVPSETGGESSGEEHVFAPPGLQAHCEGQCLMWACKICKRKSAPTDRRKAATLRERRRLKKINEAFEALKKKTVANPNQRLPKVEILRSAISYIERLQDLLQTLDEQEKIQKGTSTLASDEHQWKKSSETWRTSTDHSNAAMNQREGTSESSASSSLLRLSSIVDSITNDEKLNFSVEPSGN; encoded by the exons ATGATGGACCTTTTTGAGACCAGCACTTATCTGTTCAGTGATTTGCGTTATTTGGAGGAAGGGGACCATGGACCACTACAACACATGGACATTGCAGGGGTCTCTCCTCTGTACTCTAACAGCAATGACAGCCCGTTGTCCCCAGGCCAGGATAATGTCCCGTCGGAGACAGGGGGCGAAAGCAGCGGAGAGGAGCACGTGTTCGCTCCCCCAGGTCTCCAGGCGCACTGCGAGGGCCAGTGCCTCATGTGGGCCTGCAAGATCTGCAAGAGAAAGTCAGCACCAACAGACAGACGTAAGGCAGCCACGCTCCGGGAGAGGAGAAGGCTGAAGAAGATCAACGAAGCGTTTGAGGCGCTGAAAAAGAAGACTGTGGCCAATCCCAACCAGAGATTACCCAAGGTGGAAATTTTACGCAGCGCCATCAGCTACATCGAGAGGCTACAGGACCTGCTGCAAACTCTGGATGAGCAGGAGAAAATTCAAAAAGGAACTTCCACT CTTGCGAGCGATGAGCATCAATGGAAGAAATCCTCTGAGACCTGGCGGACCTCTACTGATCATTCCAATGCAGCAATGAACCAGAGAGAAG GGACCAGTGAGTCCTCTGCATCCTCCAGTCTCCTGCGTCTGTCCTCAATTGTGGACAGCATCACAAATGATGAGAAACTGAACTTCTCTGTGGAACCCTCAGGAAACTAA
- the myf5 gene encoding myogenic factor 5 → MWALGFGLGAYKGGPGATDPSYHSEVSPLSPSNFILLRSILASFLYQAMDVFSPSQLYYDRACASSPDSLDFGTSMEITGSEEDEHIRIPGAPHQPGHCLQWACKACKRKSSFVDRRRAATMRERRRLKKVNHAFEALRRCTTANPSQRLPKVEILRNAIQYIESLQELLREQVESFYGLPGESSSEPGSPLSSCSDSMAGSNSPVWQHLNANYSNGFSFTKNDSLDDKALGASSLECLSSIVDRLSSAESGCGPATLRHLPTFSPGSSESQPCTPESPGSRPIYHVL, encoded by the exons ATGTGGGCCCTGGGCTTTGGCCTGGGGGCATATAAGGGGGGCCCTGGGGCAACAGACCCCTCATATCACTCAGAGGTCTCCCCTCTTTCACCCAGTAACTTTATCCTCCTTCGTTCTATTCTGGCGTCTTTTCTTTACCAAGCCATGGATGTCTTCTCTCCATCCCAGCTCTACTATGACAGAGCTTGTGCTTCTTCTCCAGACAGCCTCGACTTTGGCACCAGCATGGAGATCACAGGCTCCGAGGAAGATGAGCACATCAGGATCCCTGGGGCCCCTCACCAGCCTGGACACTGTCTCCAGTGGGCCTGCAAGGCCTGCAAACGCAAATCCAGCTTTGTGGACCGCAGGCGGGCTGCCACTATGCGGGAGCGTCGGCGGCTGAAGAAAGTAAACCATGCTTTTGAGGCTTTGAGGCGCTGCACCACAGCCAACCCCAGCCAGCGCCTTCCCAAGGTGGAGATCCTGCGCAATGCCATCCAGTACATTGAGAGTCTGCAGGAACTGCTTCGAGAGCAGGTGGAGAGCTTTTACGGCCTACCTGGAGAGAGCAGTTCTGAGCCAGGCAGTCCACTGTCCAGCTGCTCTGACAGTATG GCTggaagcaacagtccagtgtggCAACACCTAAATGCAAACTACAGTAATGGCTTTTCATTTACAAAGAATG ACAGTTTGGATGACAAAGCCCTTGGCGCCTCCAGTTTGGAGTGCCTGTCCAGCATCGTGGACCGCCTGTCTTCAGCAGAGTCCGGCTGTGGACCGGCCACTCTGAGGCACCTGCCTACCTTCTCCCCTGGTAGCTCCGAGTCGCAGCCCTGCACGCCAGAGAGCCCAGGATCCAGGCCCATCTACCACGTCCTGTGA